One stretch of Sphingomonas sp. HF-S4 DNA includes these proteins:
- a CDS encoding DUF3800 domain-containing protein, with protein sequence MFAYVDEAGNTGKNLFDPAQPVFSTLAVLTLDDFDVVKTADMAALLADIGATELHACELGQAGVETIAARLFSILKSARARFAVAHVEKRYLLATKIFDALFDHGENLAAYAHIYRIRPLRLWMVFNLAELIPDALARRFWDAMMAKGARAAEQGLVEFCDEVAALASAQPDKRMAEIVGNVMRWARDNPEAIYFHSAGKLGRQGHMPNTVGFGNLMDGIEAQARSWGASIDLIRHDEQDEFAKALAFWHEYFSTASPEAVEVTLGEKFVMQKGYGSRLEMVESSRSPGIQVADLLLWLHNRALAGQPLGSQSWRLLNWMRKKSAESDFSFDGVGDAMDRNFGWMIANDPPPGQMAKAQRLIDEMEAIRGGRVLGYAEQKSLPHMDDATSRGVQPEK encoded by the coding sequence ATGTTCGCCTATGTCGACGAAGCCGGCAACACGGGCAAGAATCTGTTCGATCCGGCCCAGCCAGTGTTCTCGACGCTGGCGGTTCTGACGCTTGACGACTTTGACGTGGTCAAGACGGCCGACATGGCCGCGCTTCTTGCGGACATCGGAGCGACGGAGCTGCACGCCTGCGAGCTTGGGCAGGCAGGTGTAGAGACGATCGCCGCTAGGCTCTTTTCGATACTAAAGAGCGCCCGTGCGCGCTTCGCCGTCGCGCATGTCGAGAAGCGCTATCTTCTCGCCACCAAGATCTTCGACGCTCTGTTCGACCATGGCGAGAATCTTGCCGCCTATGCGCACATCTACCGTATCCGGCCGCTGCGCCTCTGGATGGTGTTCAATCTCGCCGAGCTTATCCCCGACGCGCTTGCGAGGCGGTTCTGGGACGCGATGATGGCGAAAGGCGCCCGGGCTGCCGAGCAGGGACTGGTCGAGTTCTGCGACGAGGTCGCAGCGCTTGCCAGCGCGCAGCCGGACAAGCGGATGGCGGAGATTGTCGGCAATGTGATGCGGTGGGCGCGCGACAATCCCGAGGCCATCTACTTCCATAGCGCCGGCAAGCTGGGCCGGCAGGGCCACATGCCCAACACGGTCGGCTTCGGCAATTTGATGGACGGGATCGAGGCACAGGCGCGGAGCTGGGGCGCCTCGATCGACCTGATCCGACACGACGAGCAGGACGAGTTCGCGAAGGCCCTCGCCTTCTGGCACGAATATTTCTCCACCGCCTCGCCGGAGGCCGTCGAGGTCACGCTCGGCGAGAAGTTCGTGATGCAAAAAGGCTATGGCAGCCGGCTCGAGATGGTCGAATCGTCACGCAGTCCGGGCATCCAGGTGGCAGACCTGCTGCTGTGGCTGCACAATCGTGCGCTCGCCGGGCAGCCGCTTGGGAGCCAGAGCTGGCGGCTGCTCAACTGGATGCGCAAGAAATCGGCCGAATCCGACTTCTCGTTCGACGGCGTGGGCGATGCCATGGACCGCAATTTCGGCTGGATGATCGCGAACGACCCGCCTCCCGGCCAGATGGCGAAGGCACAGCGGCTGATCGACGAGATGGAGGCGATCCGAGGCGGCCGGGTGCTCGGCTATGCCGAGCAGAAGTCGCTACCGCACATGGACGACGCCACTTCTCGCGGCGTTCAGCCTGAGAAATGA
- a CDS encoding tetratricopeptide repeat protein encodes MDISRFNPHAMSDAQVRLLSTGRDLLIEAVIETLINGEGTRQHALISAPRGFGKSFFARAIELGVRDKELPARVFVLPEEQRNVSTPSSFLREIARALLGKPASSVTGLFLDDPPEAWGEALVELEAAIDTVPTGAIAIVVVENFDELIANVFHDPVDQSRLRALLAESQRLALLATSVSDKVDQDYEQRLFHAFAKFALDPWTEADHILYFERRAALEGKTDLDLDLAKVRALASFTGGAPRMAVALANLLLESDPLTAAELLDKLVDDLTPYYQALIDQMPMRTKTLFDALIRQGEPCSQSDLAVRVGTTQNRIAQHFAWLRERQIVLGKRRTGGRDSLYKVADRLFVQYYRKRHLLHDSYTPLAGMAELLDGFFSAEENRRQAIRLLEQGRSEEAAEFCRAFLATDTSDLGLWARESRNQDALAGLTAGMNHDHEAALVHLGRALIPAQAAGDLRGAALLQGQIGVAASRLRHYARAIDAHRAALAFWENEGATAHIAWVMNQLAQDYRRAMQFDDALHYAQQAIAVLGDNGPSDRIASLWGEVGECARRLGQPEEAVAAYTTAAAIWKGLGEVPAQAWVLGGLGLAHCLAGRFRDAIDKHRQAIGLFDTLPGKALNIALNHGWIAASARQLEDYDLALAEDRAALALWQELGDTRQQVRAYHALALDYAAKRDLAAATESAKTAFELARHADLQGQVVWIAGHFAALQVRAGDAEGLWMPIDEHPVPDLRRLAEAVLTQAGATLAGEAKELGRAAAYALGMRIIEGLTARANRRYLSDGATYLLSGLLEQGAAPGLLRDLTDACVRLPDGLSGVRQQAFELAAEVIEAEGDEALIEQADPDIGDAVRVILAVIAERRRRRNQ; translated from the coding sequence ATGGACATATCGCGCTTCAACCCGCACGCGATGAGCGACGCCCAGGTGCGCCTGCTGTCGACCGGCCGCGATCTGCTGATCGAAGCCGTCATCGAGACGCTGATCAACGGCGAAGGCACCCGCCAGCACGCGTTGATCAGCGCGCCGCGCGGGTTCGGGAAGTCGTTCTTCGCCCGCGCGATCGAGCTGGGCGTCCGGGACAAGGAGCTGCCCGCCCGGGTCTTCGTCCTGCCGGAGGAGCAGCGCAACGTCTCTACTCCGTCGAGCTTCCTGCGTGAGATCGCCCGCGCGCTCCTGGGCAAGCCGGCCTCGAGCGTCACTGGGCTTTTCCTCGACGACCCTCCGGAAGCCTGGGGCGAAGCGCTGGTAGAGCTGGAAGCGGCGATCGATACCGTGCCAACGGGCGCGATCGCGATCGTCGTCGTGGAGAATTTCGACGAGCTCATCGCCAATGTGTTCCACGATCCCGTCGATCAATCACGCTTGCGGGCCTTGCTCGCCGAGAGCCAGCGCCTCGCGCTGCTCGCAACCTCGGTATCCGACAAGGTCGATCAGGACTATGAGCAGCGCCTGTTCCATGCCTTCGCGAAGTTCGCGCTCGATCCCTGGACCGAGGCCGACCACATTCTCTATTTCGAGCGCCGCGCCGCGCTCGAGGGCAAGACCGATCTCGACCTCGATCTGGCCAAGGTGCGCGCGCTCGCGAGCTTCACCGGCGGCGCACCGCGCATGGCGGTGGCGCTCGCCAATCTGCTGCTCGAGAGCGACCCGCTCACAGCGGCCGAGCTTCTGGACAAGCTCGTCGACGACCTGACCCCCTATTATCAGGCGCTTATCGACCAGATGCCGATGCGCACGAAGACTTTATTCGACGCGCTCATCCGCCAGGGCGAGCCCTGTTCCCAAAGCGATCTCGCAGTACGGGTTGGCACGACGCAGAACCGGATCGCGCAGCATTTCGCCTGGCTGCGCGAGCGCCAGATCGTCTTGGGCAAGCGAAGGACCGGCGGCCGCGATTCGCTCTACAAGGTCGCGGATCGGCTGTTCGTCCAATATTATCGCAAGCGGCACCTTCTCCATGACAGCTACACCCCGCTCGCCGGCATGGCCGAGTTGCTGGACGGATTCTTCAGCGCCGAGGAGAATCGGCGGCAGGCGATCCGATTGCTGGAGCAGGGACGCAGCGAGGAAGCGGCCGAGTTTTGCCGTGCCTTTCTCGCCACCGACACCAGCGATCTGGGATTATGGGCGCGCGAGTCGCGCAACCAGGATGCGCTTGCCGGCCTCACGGCGGGAATGAACCACGATCACGAAGCCGCTCTCGTGCATCTCGGGCGCGCCTTGATCCCCGCGCAGGCGGCCGGCGACCTGCGCGGCGCCGCCTTGCTCCAGGGCCAGATCGGCGTCGCCGCCTCGCGGCTTCGCCACTATGCCCGCGCTATCGACGCGCATCGCGCCGCGCTCGCTTTCTGGGAGAACGAAGGCGCCACCGCCCATATCGCCTGGGTAATGAACCAGCTCGCCCAGGACTATCGACGCGCCATGCAGTTCGACGACGCACTGCACTATGCGCAGCAGGCGATCGCCGTACTCGGCGACAACGGCCCATCGGACCGGATCGCTTCGCTTTGGGGCGAGGTCGGCGAATGCGCGCGTCGGCTCGGGCAACCGGAGGAAGCGGTCGCTGCTTATACGACTGCCGCGGCCATCTGGAAGGGGCTGGGCGAGGTCCCTGCCCAGGCCTGGGTTCTGGGAGGCCTCGGCCTCGCCCATTGCCTGGCCGGCAGGTTCCGCGACGCCATCGACAAGCATCGGCAGGCAATCGGACTGTTCGACACCTTGCCCGGTAAAGCGCTCAACATCGCGCTCAACCACGGCTGGATCGCGGCATCGGCGCGCCAGCTCGAGGATTACGACCTCGCGCTCGCCGAGGATCGCGCGGCGCTAGCGCTGTGGCAGGAACTGGGAGACACCCGGCAGCAGGTACGCGCCTACCACGCGCTTGCGCTCGACTATGCCGCGAAGCGCGATCTTGCGGCCGCGACCGAATCCGCCAAGACCGCGTTCGAGCTGGCGCGACATGCAGACCTGCAAGGGCAGGTCGTGTGGATCGCCGGGCATTTCGCTGCGCTGCAGGTGCGGGCAGGCGATGCCGAAGGTCTCTGGATGCCGATCGACGAGCATCCGGTCCCCGACCTGCGGCGGCTGGCGGAAGCGGTGCTCACCCAGGCCGGCGCTACTCTCGCCGGCGAGGCCAAGGAGCTGGGGCGTGCCGCCGCCTACGCGCTCGGCATGCGGATCATCGAAGGCCTCACCGCCCGTGCGAACCGGCGGTATCTCTCGGACGGCGCGACCTATCTGCTGAGCGGACTACTGGAGCAGGGCGCGGCGCCGGGGCTTCTGCGCGATCTGACCGATGCATGCGTGCGCTTGCCCGACGGCCTGTCGGGGGTGCGCCAGCAGGCCTTCGAACTGGCGGCCGAGGTGATCGAGGCGGAAGGTGACGAGGCGCTGATCGAGCAGGCAGATCCCGATATCGGCGATGCCGTGCGCGTGATCCTGGCGGTGATCGCCGAGCGTCGCCGGCGCCGGAACCAGTAA